The following are encoded together in the Streptomyces sp. NBC_00358 genome:
- a CDS encoding DNA cytosine methyltransferase, translating to MDLFAGCGGLTLGIAQAAHKHDVSLDVRLAVDFEAAPTKVFKVNFPEANVQQGTVESYFDGDLGASLTAQEAETRSMVGEVELLIGGPPCQGHSNLNNHTRRDDPKNRLYLRMARAAEVLRPSVVVIENVLAVVNDKQQVVSRAIVHLKKLGYEVATSRIDLLKLGVAQTRKRHILLAVREDALPFGFSAADLLQIEDRNATPHDLRWAIGDLLDVRPKSFFDEAAIPNADNQRRMEYLFRNDEHNLPNEERPECHQGKHNYTSMYGRLWWNRPSQTITSGFATMGRGRFVHPGVPRCLTAHEAARIQGFPDYFKFVDERAKPRYELTRTEVQVIIGNAVPPPLTEALTSMLFDAEVLQVKDDVSRQLEDDFAASAVDLAC from the coding sequence GTGGACCTCTTCGCCGGCTGCGGTGGCCTCACTCTCGGTATCGCCCAGGCAGCCCACAAGCATGACGTCTCGCTCGATGTTCGCCTCGCAGTTGACTTCGAGGCAGCCCCTACCAAGGTTTTCAAGGTCAACTTTCCTGAGGCCAACGTCCAACAGGGAACCGTCGAGTCCTATTTTGACGGTGACCTTGGCGCCTCGTTGACCGCTCAAGAGGCCGAGACTCGCTCGATGGTGGGTGAGGTGGAGCTCCTGATCGGCGGGCCGCCATGCCAGGGGCACAGTAACCTCAATAACCATACCCGCCGCGATGATCCCAAGAACCGCCTGTACTTGCGTATGGCTCGCGCTGCAGAGGTTTTGCGCCCCAGTGTAGTCGTCATCGAAAACGTGCTGGCCGTTGTCAATGACAAGCAGCAGGTGGTCTCACGCGCCATCGTTCACCTCAAGAAGCTTGGATACGAAGTCGCCACCAGTCGTATCGACCTACTCAAGCTCGGCGTGGCCCAGACACGCAAGCGCCACATACTGCTGGCCGTCCGCGAAGACGCGCTGCCTTTCGGTTTCTCGGCTGCTGACCTGCTGCAGATCGAAGACCGCAATGCCACACCCCATGACCTGCGTTGGGCGATCGGCGACCTGCTCGACGTGCGACCGAAGTCATTCTTCGATGAAGCTGCCATACCCAACGCGGATAACCAGCGGCGTATGGAGTATCTCTTCAGGAACGACGAGCACAATCTGCCGAACGAAGAGCGCCCCGAGTGTCACCAGGGCAAGCACAACTACACCTCAATGTATGGCCGCCTGTGGTGGAACCGTCCGTCTCAGACCATTACCAGCGGCTTCGCAACGATGGGGCGCGGACGGTTTGTCCATCCTGGTGTCCCCCGATGTCTGACAGCCCACGAGGCCGCGCGTATCCAAGGCTTCCCGGACTATTTCAAGTTCGTCGACGAGAGGGCCAAGCCTCGCTACGAGCTGACTCGCACCGAGGTTCAGGTCATCATCGGCAATGCCGTCCCCCCACCCCTGACCGAGGCGCTGACCTCCATGCTCTTCGATGCTGAAGTTCTGCAGGTGAAGGACGACGTTTCCCGGCAGCTCGAGGACGACTTCGCTGCCTCTGCTGTTGACCTCGCCTGCTGA